The Leclercia adecarboxylata region CTCTTTGACGGGCCAATAGAAATATTGGCCACTTTTTTTATCTCAGCAACGACGGCAAATTTCCCTCGCCGTACAGATGTAACGCTCCAACCGCCACCACATACCGCCCGGCAGGCAGCGCGTGCAGCTTTTCGCACCAGGCCTGATTGCGCTCGTGCATCAGCACGTCATACAGCGATTCACTGAACGTGGCCGGCAGCGCCAGCCGGTCAACGGCAGGGGGCGAATCCAGCCACCAGCTCACCATGGTTTGCAGCAGTCGGGCATTGGTATGCCAGTGGGTGAGCGTGTCCTCCAGCAGCAGCAAACCGTCGTGGGGCATCTGGCGCAGCAGGGCAATCTGACTGGCGGCGCCTTCCAGTTCGATAACCGGCAATTGCTGCGCGCGTGCGGTATTCAGTAACTGGTAATCGATGCCGTAATCGCCCCGTAACCCCAGCCGCTGCGCCTGGGTGGCCTGCAATACCATCGCGATCTGCCAAAGCGGCTGGCTCTCAAGCATGGAGATCGATAAGCCAAGCTCGTCGGCAACCCGCTGCAGTTCAGCCAGCTGCGTGGCGCTAAGACGCTCTTCGAGCGGAGGCGGGATGGCAAGCCCGGCGAAAGGCGACTCATCCCCGGAGATATCCGCTTCGACGATCAGCGCATCGGCATGCCGCAGGCGGCTAATCAGTCCCTCGGGCAGGGGAGACATATCCCGCGTGCCCATATGGATGCTGCCGACTAAATGCAGATGCTGCCCGCCGGGAAGGGTGATATCGAGTCCAGGCCAGCGATAGCGGCGGGGGAAGAGGGCGCGAAACGATGCTTTCAGACGTTGAAACAGACCCATACGCGCTCCCTGAATGAAAAATTCATGCTAGCGCGTGGGGCAGGGCGGCGCAAGACGTCCTTGTCCTGCATCAGCCTCAGGCTTTAGGTTTAAAGCGCAACAGGCGGTTGGCGTTGCTCACCACGGTAATAGAGGAGAGGGCCATGGCGGCACCCGCCACCACCGGGTTCAGCAGCGTTCCGGTCAGCGGCCATAAGATCCCGGCGGCGATGGGAATACCGAAGGCGTTATAGATAAAGGCCCCCAGCAGATTTTGCTTCATGTTGCGCAACGTCGCTTTCGAGATGGCAAGCGCGTCGGCCACTCCGGTCAGGCTGTGGCGCATCAGGGTGATGGCCGCCGTTTCGATGGCGACATCGCTGCCGCCGCCCATGGCAATGCCCACATCCGCCTGGGCCAGCGCCGGGGCGTCGTTGATGCCGTCGCCTATCATCGCCACCTGGCGCCCCTGGCTCTGCAGTTTGATAATCGCATCCGCTTTGCCATCCGGCAGCACGCCCGCGATCACCTCATCAATTCCCGCCTCACGGGCGATAGCCTGGGCGGTGGTGGCGTTATCGCCGGTGAGCATCACCAGACGATAGCCTTCCCGGTGCAGGCGTTGCAGCGCGGCCACGCTGTCCGCGCGCAGCGGATCGCGAACGGCAAACAGCGCAGCGGCCTGCCCGTCGACCGCCAGTAGCACCGGAGTTGC contains the following coding sequences:
- a CDS encoding TraB/GumN family protein, whose translation is MGLFQRLKASFRALFPRRYRWPGLDITLPGGQHLHLVGSIHMGTRDMSPLPEGLISRLRHADALIVEADISGDESPFAGLAIPPPLEERLSATQLAELQRVADELGLSISMLESQPLWQIAMVLQATQAQRLGLRGDYGIDYQLLNTARAQQLPVIELEGAASQIALLRQMPHDGLLLLEDTLTHWHTNARLLQTMVSWWLDSPPAVDRLALPATFSESLYDVLMHERNQAWCEKLHALPAGRYVVAVGALHLYGEGNLPSLLR